From one Anabas testudineus chromosome 21, fAnaTes1.2, whole genome shotgun sequence genomic stretch:
- the gli2a gene encoding zinc finger protein GLI2a, protein METSAATATEKKECKSSGLDGSSFSELPKKPSPTTLTRGSHHLFPTFHTPIPIDMRHHEGRYHYDPHPLHAMHGPPGLTGSPVISDISLIRLSPHAAAGTGESPFSPPHPYVSPHMEHYLRTVHGSPTLSMISAARGLSPAEVTHEHLKDRALFSLPPPPPGANPTEYYHLMANASQRSPYGDLLMQSGAAAAAAAAAAAAAHLPDYISPVDVSRFSSPRLTPRLSRKRALSISPLSDASIDLQTMIRTSPNSLVAYINNSRSSSAASSSYGHLSVGGISPSFSFPHPINPVAYQQLLSQQRGLNAFGHTPPLVQPSPSSFSARQHPLTASSMSTSHNSSNSEANQNASGDPAVSSTVNPLTTKRSKVKTEAEGPLPISPTSQDHSGGILDLSEDLDKDECKQEPEAIYETNCHWEGCTKEYDTQEQLVLHINNDHIHGEKKEFVCRWEECSREQKPFKAQYMLVVHMRRHTGEKPHKCTFEGCSKAYSRLENLKTHLRSHTGEKPYVCEHEGCNKAFSNASDRAKHQNRTHSNEKPYVCKIPGCTKRYTDPSSLRKHVKTVHGPEAHVTKKQRSDVPPRLQPPKGNGENEANSKHSSRGVDSKIEANSTSRGVEDCLQVQSIKTENSMMYQSSPGGHSSCSSEPSPLGSTNNNDSGVEMAMHSGGSFGDLSAQDECPMVDSTVHTGGQQAGLGLQLRKAMGHGVGVTIKLENIKKERLKTVRDSCPWVNSAPQPPQGQRNNMKLPPIPAVGSLLENSNMMNALSGSYPNQRIGELSSCEVTLLNQLNERRDSTSSTISSAFTLSRRSSGISPCYSSRRSSEASHFGTSRHNNISSADSYDPISTDLSRRSSEASQCGGGGVSGVGAGGLPSLLSLTPAQHYRLKAKYAAAIGGAPPTPLPNMDRMSLRTRMALYSDSQEGSHLFHQPLSGTQPRRCSDIAYGTQSMMPHEVPTNLPRRASDPVRRPTLEPLSYPRVQRYNSTNSMNPMNGPAATECHQALAMQGYTRSDGNLQRYPFAPRPPSISENVAMENMAVDGIMTGGEQSGEDDMVLPDDVVQYLRSQNSAPLGQNSGQVDYHSNNQTQGYQSGMAPPASFYAQRRMAMVDATMGHSSQEKQSCQMSQSPGDSQQPFSENMNKNNMPVQWNEVSSGTVDTKTKLSKQQQHPFKGNLAVVQQRHNFGSFQAHGQGLSGNHQVVPMSQNMSMQGYVNHNSQRPTNITHPQHQQQRQCSSVNFSEQMSPQQGFGQEAVPNSMSGSTSMRSTHNNMTHPELQSYRGRTQSDGYSHVNPVDQQQNYNILPQQLHIHNGGRGMLQPRPPIEPKSTRQQTGSSMMQSNRLPKSTDLSPSHSNETSEASPKRPTGSVAHNSNSENSNSAVFYTGQIHMFEPTSVSFDTPMSPCASQAPASNSAAAANMASPGVNQVSSSTVDSSTGSSGGTEHAQIDFDTMLDDGDHSSLMSGTLSPGLLQSLSQSSSRLTTPRNSVTLASVPTGIGNMAIGDMNSMLTALAEESKFLNMIS, encoded by the exons GTTCCCACCACCTCTTCCCTACGTTTCACACGCCCATCCCAATCGACATGAGGCACCACGAGGGCCGGTACCATTATGACCCACATCCACTCCACGCTATGCATGG ACCTCCGGGACTTACAGGCAGCCCTGTCATCTCAGATATATCCCTGATCCGTCTATCCCCGCATGCAGCGGCCGGGACGGGTGAGTCACCGTTCAGCCCACCGCATCCTTACGTCAGTCCCCACATGGAGCACTACCTGCGAACAGTGCACGGCAGCCCCACCCTCTCCATGATCTCAGCTGCCCGAGGACTGAGCCCCGCTGAAG TGACCCATGAGCACTTAAAGGACCGTGCCCTGTTCAGTCTTCCCCCTCCTCCGCCGGGAGCCAACCCCACAGAGTACTACCACCTGATGGCCAATGCCAGCCAGCGTAGCCCCTACGGCGACCTGCTTATGCAGAGCGGTGCGGCAGCTGCGGCCGCTGCAGCAGCCGCGGCTGCAGCTCACCTACCTGATTACATCAGCCCTGTGGATG TTTCACGTTTTTCCAGCCCGCGTTTGACACCCCGACTGAGCAGGAAGAGGGCACTGTCCATCTCGCCACTGTCAGATGCTAGCATTGACTTGCAGACCATGATCCGCACCTCACCCAACTCCCTAGTGGCTTACATCAACAACTCCCGCTCCAGCTCAGCTGCTAGCAGCTCCTACGGGCATCTTTCCGTCGGAGGGATCAG CCCCTCGTTCAGCTTCCCACATCCCATCAATCCAGTGGCGTACCAGCAGCTGTTGTCCCAGCAGAGGGGTCTCAATGCTTTCGGCCACACGCCTCCTCTTGTTCAGCCATCGCCGTCCTCTTTTTCCGCTCGCCAACACCCCCTCACTGCCTCATCTATGTCCACCTCCCACAACAGCTCCAACTCTGAGGCAAATCAG aATGCCAGTGGCGACCCAGCAGTGAGCAGCACGGTAAACCCACTAACAACcaagaggtcaaaggttaagACCGAAGCTGAAGGTCCGCTGCCCATCTCACCAACATCTCAG GACCACAGTGGAGGGATCTTAGACTTAAGTGAGGATCTGGATAAAGATGAATGCAAACAGGAGCCTGAGGCCATATATGAAACCAACTGCCACTGGGAGGGCTGCACCAAGGAGTACGACACCCAGGAACAACTCGTCCTT CACATCAACAACGATCACATCCATGGTGAGAAGAAGGAGTTTGTGTGCCGCTGGGAGGAGTGCTCTCGGGAGCAGAAGCCCTTTAAGGCTCAGTACATGCTGGTGGTCCACATGAGGCGGCACACAGGGGAGAAGCCACATAAGTGCACA tTTGAGGGCTGCTCCAAAGCTTACTCTCGCCTGGAGAACCTCAAGACCCACCTCAGGTCccacactggagagaagccatatgtgtgtgaacatgaaGGCTGCAACAAGGCCTTCTCCAATGCTTCAGACCGGGCCAAGCACCAGAACCGCACTCACTCAAACGAG AAACCATACGTGTGTAAAATCCCAGGCTGTACAAAGCGGTACACGGACCCCAGTTCTCTCAGGAAGCACGTCAAGACAGTCCATGGACCCGAAGCCCACGTCACCAAGAAACAACGAAGCGATGTTCCACCAAGACTGCAGCCACCAAAAGGCAACGGGGAGAATGAGGCGAATTCCAAGCACAGTTCGAGAGGTGTGGACAGCAAGATAGAGGCTAACAGCACCTCTAGAGGAGTGGAAGACTGCCTGCAAGTCCAGTCTATCAAAACAGAGAATTCTATG ATGTATCAGTCCAGTCCTGGCGGCCACTCGTCATGTAGCAGTGAGCCGTCGCCTCTCGGCAGTACCAACAACAACGACAGTGGGGTAGAGATGGCCATGCACAGTGGGGGCAGCTTCGGGGACCTCAGTGCACAGGATGAGTGCCCCATGGTTGACTCCACTGTTCACACTGGGGGACAGCAGGCTGGATTGGGGCTTCAGTTAAGGAAAGCCATGGGTCATGGTGTTGGGGTTACCATCAAGCTGGAGAATATCAAGAAGGAAAGGCTGAAGACAGTGAGGGATTCCTGCCCCTGGGTTAATTCGGCACCACAGCCACCACAGGGCCAACGCAACAACATGAAGCTGCCCCCCATCCCTGCTGTTG GTTCCCTGCTGGAGAACTCCAACATGATGAATGCCTTAAGTGGTTCATACCCCAACCAACGCATAGGGGAACTATCTTCATGTGAAGTAACACTGTTGAACCAGTTGAATGAACGACGTGACAGCACCTCCAGCACCATCAGCTCAGCGTTCACCTTGAGTCGGCGCTCCTCTGGAATTTCACCCTGTTACTCCAGCCGTCGCTCCAGCGAGGCATCCCACTTTGGCACCAGCCGTCACAACAACATCAGTTCAGCTGACTCATATGACCCAATCTCCACTGATCTGTCTCGCCGCTCCAGTGAGGCCAGCCAgtgtggaggtggtggtgtcAGTGGGGTTGGCGCAGGGGGTCTCCCTAGCCTCCTTAGTCTAACACCGGCTCAGCATTACCGGCTCAAGGCAAAGTATGCTGCTGCCATTGGTGGAGCTCCACCTACGCCTCTGCCCAACATGGATCGAATGAGCCTCAGGACACGCATGGCACTATACAGTGACTCCCAGGAAGGTTCGCATCTGTTCCATCAGCCACTCTCTGGAACTCAGCCACGGCGATGCAGTGATATTGCATATGGCACCCAGAGCATGATGCCCCATGAGGTACCCACCAACCTTCCACGGCGTGCCAGTGACCCAGTGCGTCGCCCCACACTTGAACCGCTCTCTTATCCAAGGGTTCAGCGCTACAACAGCACGAATAGCATGAACCCCATGAATGGTCCAGCAGCTACAGAATGCCACCAGGCACTGGCTATGCAGGGCTACACTCGCTCTGATGGCAACCTGCAACGTTACCCATTTGCTCCCAGACCACCTAGCATTTCTGAGAATGTAGCCATGGAGAACATGGCAGTAGATGGGATCATGACTGGAGGTGAGCAGAGTGGGGAGGATGATATGGTGCTTCCAGATGATGTGGTGCAGTACCTCAGGTCTCAAAATTCTGCCCCCCTAGGTCAAAACTCTGGGCAAGTGGACTATCATTCCAACAATCAGACTCAGGGCTACCAGTCAGGCATGGCCCCACCAGCATCATTTTATGCGCAGAGGAGGATGGCAATGGTGGATGCAACCATGGGTCATTCTAGTCAGGAAAAGCAATCCTGCCAAATGTCCCAGAGTCCCGGTGACTCCCAACAGCCCTTCTcagaaaatatgaacaaaaataacatgCCCGTGCAGTGGAATGAGGTGAGTTCAGGGACTGTGGACACTAAAACCAAGCTCtccaaacaacagcagcatcctTTTAAGGGGAACTTAGCTGTTGTTCAGCAGAGGCACAATTTCGGTTCATTTCAGGCACATGGTCAGGGCTTGAGTGGCAACCATCAGGTAGTGCCTATGAGTCAAAATATGTCCATGCAGGGGTATGTAAACCACAACAGCCAGAGGCCTACAAACATCACCCACCCACAGCATCAGCAACAGAGGCAATGCAGCAGTGTGAACTTTAGTGAACAAATGAGTCCTCAGCAAGGGTTTGGCCAAGAGGCAGTCCCAAATTCTATGTCTGGGAGCACCAGCATGAGATCTACTCACAACAATATGACACATCCAGAACTGCAAAGTTACAGAGGAAGGACCCAGTCTGATGGGTATTCTCATGTGAACCCAGTGGATCAGCAGCAAAATTACAACATTCTCCCTCAACAGCTCCATATCCATAATGGAGGCAGGGGGATGCTACAGCCCCGGCCTCCCATAGAGCCCAAGTCAACCAGACAACAGACAGGGTCTAGCATGATGCAGTCAAACCGGTTACCCAAGTCAACTGATTTGAGCCCTAGTCACAGTAATGAGACCTCAGAAGCTAGCCCTAAGAGGCCCACTGGGTCAGTGGCCCACAACAGCAACTCTGAGAATTCAAACTCTGCTGTGTTCTACACAGGTCAGATTCACATGTTTGAGCCAACTTCTGTCAGTTTTGATACCCCCATGTCCCCCTGTGCTAGCCAGGCTCCTGCcagcaacagtgctgcagcagccaATATGGCCTCACCAGGGGTCAACCAGGTCTCCAGCAGTACAGTGGATTCTTCCACTGGCAGCTCTGGTGGCACCGAGCATGCCCAGATTGACTTTGATACCATGCTAGATGATGGAGACCACTCCAGCCTAATGTCAGGGACGCTGAGTCCTGGCCTTCTGCAGAGCCTTTCTCAGAGTTCCTCCCGTCTGACCACCCCTCGCAACTCTGTCACACTTGCGTCTGTACCAACAGGGATTGGCAACATGGCTATTGGTGACATGAACTCCATGCTCACAGCCTTGGCTGAAGAAAGCAAGTTCCTCAACATGATAAGCTGA